From the Halorhabdus utahensis DSM 12940 genome, one window contains:
- a CDS encoding M24 family metallopeptidase, which produces MEPDLSAVDERLAEFEADGYLLDADGTDPNQQYLSGFDAPDPFVTLYAGETHLLFVRSLEFGRAKREARADTVERFVDFDYDRLREEHDRREAAARVRATFLREHDVEHVAVPPRFPTGTADALREQNIEVTVDHDDAIETARATKTAAEIDHIRTAQRANEAAMAAAEGLIRGAAVDDEGRLLAEGEVLTSELVREEIEVTLLRNGCALDETIVACGADAADPHDRGSGPLVADEPIIVDIFPQDKDSKYHADMTRTFLVGEPDETVEEWFELTDQARKAAIDAVEPGVTGAEVHDIVCDVYEDAGLPTLRSDGSAETGFIHSTGHGVGLAVHEQPSVSQRGGELEPGHIITIEPGLYDPAVGGVRIEDLLVVTDDGAENLTEYPVALTGE; this is translated from the coding sequence ATGGAGCCAGATCTTTCTGCAGTCGACGAACGGCTGGCCGAGTTCGAGGCCGACGGATATCTCCTTGATGCCGATGGAACCGACCCGAACCAGCAGTATCTCTCCGGGTTTGACGCCCCCGATCCGTTCGTGACGCTGTACGCTGGGGAGACGCATCTCCTGTTTGTCCGGAGTCTGGAGTTCGGCCGCGCAAAGCGGGAGGCGCGTGCCGACACCGTCGAACGGTTCGTCGACTTCGACTACGACCGACTTCGCGAGGAACACGACCGTCGTGAAGCGGCCGCCCGCGTTCGCGCCACGTTCCTTCGTGAGCACGATGTCGAGCACGTCGCCGTCCCGCCGCGGTTCCCGACGGGAACGGCCGACGCACTGCGCGAACAGAACATCGAGGTCACGGTCGATCACGACGACGCGATCGAGACCGCTCGGGCGACGAAGACCGCCGCGGAGATCGACCATATCCGGACTGCCCAGCGAGCCAACGAGGCCGCGATGGCGGCCGCCGAGGGCCTCATCAGGGGAGCCGCTGTCGACGACGAGGGGCGACTGCTCGCCGAAGGTGAGGTGTTGACCAGCGAACTGGTCCGCGAGGAGATCGAAGTAACACTGCTCCGGAACGGCTGTGCGCTCGACGAGACGATCGTCGCCTGTGGCGCGGACGCCGCCGATCCCCACGATCGCGGAAGCGGCCCCCTCGTGGCCGACGAGCCCATCATCGTCGACATCTTCCCCCAGGACAAGGACTCAAAATACCACGCCGACATGACCAGGACGTTCCTGGTCGGCGAACCGGACGAGACGGTCGAGGAGTGGTTCGAGCTGACCGATCAGGCTCGTAAGGCAGCCATCGACGCGGTCGAACCGGGCGTCACGGGCGCCGAAGTTCACGATATCGTCTGTGACGTCTACGAGGACGCCGGCCTGCCGACGCTCCGGAGCGACGGGAGCGCCGAGACGGGATTCATCCACTCGACCGGCCACGGCGTCGGGCTGGCAGTCCACGAACAGCCGAGCGTGAGCCAGCGCGGCGGGGAACTCGAACCGGGCCACATCATTACGATCGAGCCCGGCCTCTACGATCCGGCGGTCGGCGGCGTCCGGATCGAGGATCTGCTGGTCGTGACCGACGACGGTGCGGAGAACCTGACCGAGTACCCGGTGGCACTCACCGGGGAGTAA
- a CDS encoding carbohydrate kinase family protein, whose product MTDPDVLIAGETLVDLFPTTTGPLANAETFDRRAGGAPANLAVAMTRLGTAPYLWTRLGADPFGEHLADVLETQGVSDRFVEVDADRKTAHTLVGDDPAADQSFVFYKEGTATMAMEPGTVPDETLANLEWVHFGGVMLCEAPVRTAMLDLAERAQAQACTVSFDPNTREDLWADPADLEPTMRRALELADVVKTDREDLSVLLETIDQEIASVAEELLAYGPHTVFLTRGAEGTYGMATADAPWGPAETDQPAFDVDAVDTTGAGDAFTAGTITALLAGRSLSDAVTFGNAVGALTTTETGAMEPLPDREAVERLIAAQ is encoded by the coding sequence ATGACCGATCCAGACGTGCTGATCGCGGGCGAGACACTCGTCGACCTGTTTCCCACGACCACCGGCCCACTCGCCAACGCCGAGACGTTCGACCGCCGGGCCGGCGGCGCACCGGCGAACCTCGCGGTCGCGATGACCCGCCTCGGAACGGCCCCGTATCTCTGGACGCGACTCGGGGCCGATCCGTTCGGCGAGCATCTCGCTGACGTCCTCGAAACCCAGGGCGTGTCCGACCGCTTTGTCGAGGTCGACGCCGACCGGAAGACCGCCCACACGCTCGTCGGCGACGATCCGGCGGCCGACCAGTCGTTCGTCTTCTACAAGGAGGGGACCGCCACGATGGCGATGGAGCCCGGAACCGTCCCTGACGAGACGCTCGCGAACCTGGAGTGGGTCCACTTCGGTGGCGTCATGCTCTGTGAAGCGCCGGTTCGAACCGCGATGCTCGATCTCGCCGAGCGCGCACAGGCCCAGGCCTGTACGGTCTCGTTCGATCCCAACACTCGCGAGGATCTCTGGGCCGATCCCGCCGACCTCGAACCGACGATGCGGCGGGCGCTCGAACTTGCCGACGTCGTCAAGACCGATCGCGAGGATCTCTCTGTCCTGCTGGAGACGATCGACCAGGAGATCGCGTCAGTCGCCGAGGAACTGCTCGCGTACGGCCCCCACACGGTGTTCCTTACCCGCGGCGCTGAGGGGACGTACGGGATGGCGACCGCAGACGCTCCGTGGGGGCCGGCCGAGACCGATCAGCCGGCTTTCGACGTCGACGCCGTCGATACGACAGGGGCCGGTGACGCGTTCACGGCGGGGACGATCACGGCCTTGCTGGCGGGGCGATCGCTTTCGGACGCAGTCACGTTTGGCAACGCCGTCGGCGCACTGACGACGACTGAGACGGGGGCGATGGAACCGCTACCGGACCGTGAGGCCGTGGAACGATTGATCGCCGCACAATAA
- a CDS encoding AGE family epimerase/isomerase, with product MADQYRRADWLVDRLRDVLTFYYPTGIDEEKGGYIVQLDEETGEIYDAESKHLVATTRYVVNCCLGARFDDQEPWLDAAEHGVEFLREGHFDPETGGYDWLLEGAETVDRKRVCYGHAFVLLAYARAHEAGIDGAREGIEGTYDLLMEHFWEPAHHLCQSEFDGDFAEASAYRGQNANMHTCEAMLAAHEATGEARYLDRAREIAHALTVDLAGEHDGLLWEHYTESWDHDMEYNREKPKDLFRPWGYQPGHHIEWAKLLAILDRDAEVEWAIDRAEELFEIAVEHGWDDEYGGLYYTFDRDGEAIVDDKYGWPVAEGIGAAAALSERTGDDTYLSWYDRFWEYTQDHLTAPGGNVYFKLTRENDPIDTDEGPAVEPGYHPIGACFEGLRSL from the coding sequence ATGGCCGATCAGTACCGGCGGGCCGATTGGCTCGTCGATCGCCTTCGGGACGTTCTCACGTTCTACTATCCGACCGGGATCGACGAGGAGAAGGGTGGATACATCGTCCAACTCGACGAGGAGACCGGGGAGATCTACGACGCGGAGTCGAAACACCTGGTCGCCACGACGCGCTACGTCGTGAACTGCTGTCTCGGGGCTCGATTCGACGACCAAGAGCCGTGGCTCGATGCCGCCGAGCACGGCGTCGAATTCCTTCGGGAGGGGCACTTCGATCCCGAGACCGGCGGTTACGACTGGCTGCTCGAAGGGGCCGAAACTGTTGATCGAAAGCGCGTCTGCTACGGGCACGCGTTCGTCCTGCTCGCGTATGCTCGGGCGCATGAGGCCGGCATCGATGGGGCCCGCGAGGGGATCGAAGGGACGTACGATCTGCTGATGGAGCACTTCTGGGAACCGGCCCATCACCTCTGTCAGAGTGAGTTCGACGGCGACTTCGCCGAGGCGTCGGCCTACCGTGGACAGAACGCCAACATGCACACCTGCGAGGCGATGCTCGCCGCCCACGAGGCGACCGGCGAGGCTCGGTATCTCGACCGCGCTCGCGAGATCGCCCATGCACTCACCGTCGACCTGGCTGGCGAACACGATGGCTTGCTGTGGGAACACTACACCGAATCGTGGGACCACGACATGGAATACAACCGCGAGAAGCCGAAGGATCTCTTTCGGCCGTGGGGCTACCAGCCTGGCCATCACATAGAGTGGGCGAAACTGCTGGCGATTCTCGACCGCGACGCCGAAGTCGAGTGGGCGATCGACCGCGCCGAGGAACTGTTCGAGATCGCGGTCGAGCACGGCTGGGACGACGAGTACGGCGGCTTGTACTACACGTTCGACCGCGACGGCGAGGCGATCGTCGACGACAAATACGGCTGGCCGGTCGCCGAGGGCATCGGTGCGGCCGCCGCACTCTCCGAGCGGACCGGCGACGACACCTACCTGTCGTGGTACGATCGGTTCTGGGAGTATACCCAGGACCACCTGACTGCGCCCGGCGGGAACGTCTACTTCAAGCTGACGCGGGAGAACGATCCGATCGACACCGACGAGGGCCCCGCTGTCGAGCCAGGGTATCACCCGATCGGAGCCTGCTTCGAGGGACTCCGGTCGCTGTGA
- a CDS encoding PINc/VapC family ATPase, translating to MNIVPDTSVIIDGRVSDRISDGEFADATVAVPEAVVGELESQANEGRQTGWDGLEELQRLADLADDGEIEIAYIGRRPESSERRAADEGDIDALIRDLAEDRDATLVTSDVVQSEVAGAKGLDVVYIEPVGRDVESLEIEQFFDETTMSVHLKVGVAPMAKRGAIGDMHYERIREDVSTEEQLKEFAHEIEESARASPDGFIEIDEPGMSIIQFREYRIAIARPPFADGIEITAVRPIVKTELADYEYADELRDRLVERQRGVLISGAPGAGKSTFAQAVAEFLSDSDYSVKTMEKPRDLQVGPEVTQYTELAGSMERTADSLLMVRPDYTIYDEVRKTDDFEVFADMRLAGVGMIGVVHATRAIDALQRLVGRVELGMIPQVVDTVVYIEAGEIDTVYDVTTEVKVPEGLMEEDLARPVIVIEDFETGRPEYEIYTFNRQVVTVPIGESEESESGVDRIARQEVEREIRSIADGHVEVEVRGRDRAIVWVEDRDISQVIGKGGGRISDVENRLGIDIDVRTFDERPGGKRRGSASGSSGGGSSSSSAGVAVTPEITSRHVIVPADGHAGETVEVQADGEYLFTATVSRGGEIQVSRGSAIAEELELAIDRSQQIVVSPS from the coding sequence ATGAACATTGTACCGGACACGAGCGTCATTATCGACGGGCGTGTGTCCGATCGCATCAGCGATGGCGAGTTCGCCGACGCGACGGTCGCGGTCCCCGAGGCTGTCGTGGGCGAGCTTGAATCCCAGGCCAACGAGGGGAGACAAACCGGCTGGGACGGGCTCGAAGAGCTTCAACGGTTGGCCGACCTGGCTGACGACGGCGAGATCGAGATTGCATACATCGGCCGTCGACCGGAATCGAGTGAGCGACGGGCCGCCGACGAAGGCGATATCGACGCGTTGATCCGCGATCTTGCGGAGGATCGGGACGCGACGCTGGTCACCAGCGACGTCGTCCAGAGCGAGGTCGCCGGCGCGAAGGGCCTCGACGTCGTCTACATCGAACCGGTCGGCAGAGACGTCGAATCACTCGAAATCGAACAGTTCTTCGACGAGACCACGATGAGCGTCCATCTGAAGGTCGGTGTCGCGCCGATGGCCAAACGCGGGGCGATCGGCGACATGCACTACGAGCGGATCCGGGAGGACGTCTCGACCGAGGAACAGCTCAAGGAGTTCGCCCACGAAATCGAGGAGAGTGCCCGCGCCAGCCCGGACGGGTTCATCGAGATCGACGAACCCGGCATGTCCATCATCCAGTTCCGGGAGTACCGCATCGCGATCGCCCGCCCGCCGTTTGCCGACGGGATCGAGATCACCGCAGTCAGACCGATCGTCAAGACCGAGCTGGCTGACTACGAGTACGCCGACGAGCTCCGGGATCGACTGGTCGAGCGCCAGCGCGGCGTCCTCATCTCCGGTGCGCCGGGGGCCGGCAAGTCCACGTTCGCCCAGGCGGTCGCCGAGTTCCTCTCCGATTCGGACTACTCGGTCAAGACCATGGAGAAACCCCGGGATCTCCAGGTCGGCCCGGAAGTCACCCAGTACACCGAACTCGCGGGCTCGATGGAGCGGACCGCGGACTCGTTGCTGATGGTCCGGCCCGATTACACCATCTACGACGAGGTCCGCAAGACCGACGACTTCGAGGTGTTCGCGGACATGCGCCTGGCGGGCGTCGGCATGATCGGCGTCGTCCACGCGACGCGGGCGATCGACGCCCTCCAGCGGCTGGTCGGGCGCGTCGAGTTGGGCATGATCCCCCAGGTGGTCGACACCGTCGTCTACATCGAGGCTGGCGAGATCGACACCGTCTACGACGTCACCACCGAGGTCAAGGTTCCCGAGGGACTGATGGAGGAGGACCTCGCACGGCCGGTGATCGTCATCGAGGACTTCGAGACCGGCCGGCCCGAGTACGAGATCTACACCTTCAACCGCCAGGTCGTGACGGTGCCGATCGGCGAAAGCGAGGAGAGCGAGAGCGGCGTCGATCGGATCGCCCGCCAGGAAGTCGAACGCGAGATCCGGTCGATCGCCGACGGCCACGTCGAAGTCGAGGTACGGGGCCGCGACCGCGCGATCGTCTGGGTCGAGGATCGGGACATCTCCCAGGTCATCGGCAAGGGTGGCGGCCGGATCAGCGACGTCGAGAACCGCCTCGGGATCGATATCGACGTGCGGACGTTCGACGAACGGCCGGGCGGGAAGCGTCGCGGGTCGGCATCCGGGAGTTCCGGGGGCGGTTCGAGCAGTAGCTCGGCGGGCGTCGCAGTCACGCCGGAGATCACCTCACGGCACGTCATCGTTCCGGCCGACGGTCACGCCGGTGAGACCGTCGAGGTCCAGGCCGACGGCGAATACCTCTTCACCGCGACCGTGAGTCGGGGCGGCGAGATCCAGGTCTCCCGGGGGAGTGCAATCGCCGAAGAACTCGAGCTGGCGATCGACCGGAGCCAGCAGATCGTCGTGTCGCCCTCGTAA
- a CDS encoding DUF302 domain-containing protein — protein MATYTNRYRVDASFEDTIEAVTAALGEEGFGILSDIDVQGAFREKLDAEFGQYRILGACNPGIAYDALDEEFELGALLPCNVVVYDDGDATGVSVVDPTELFSVVDNDDLEPLVADVASRLETALAAVPDAEPIEE, from the coding sequence ATGGCAACGTATACGAACCGCTATCGCGTCGACGCATCGTTCGAAGACACGATCGAGGCCGTCACGGCGGCACTGGGTGAGGAAGGGTTCGGCATTCTTTCGGACATCGACGTCCAGGGGGCGTTCCGGGAGAAACTCGACGCGGAGTTCGGCCAGTATCGCATCCTGGGTGCGTGCAACCCCGGCATTGCGTACGACGCACTGGACGAGGAGTTCGAACTCGGTGCGTTGTTGCCCTGCAACGTCGTCGTGTACGATGACGGCGACGCCACGGGCGTCAGTGTCGTCGACCCGACCGAGCTGTTCTCCGTCGTCGACAACGACGACCTCGAACCACTCGTCGCCGATGTCGCCAGCCGACTCGAAACGGCGCTTGCGGCGGTTCCCGATGCCGAACCCATCGAGGAGTGA
- the purD gene encoding phosphoribosylamine--glycine ligase — MTETVLLVGGGGREHAVARALADSDCSLYAAAGNRNPGIASLADGFETLDTTNPTAVRTYAEEIDATLAVVGPESPLEAGVADALDDAGVYAFGPQQNEARIETDKGFQRRFMERNDIPGLPDFEEFTDSEAACAFIDEYDGDLVVKPAGLTGGKGVRVIGDQVTAAEAKEYIRESDHDRLVLEERLVGEEFTVQALVANGDVRVTPAVQDHKRAYEGDEGPNTGGMGSYSDATLELPFMDRADYLEAVDILEATVDALEGYKGVLYGQFMLTAEGVKVVEFNARFGDPEAMNTLPVMETDLLDVLVAARDGEALPQLQFQSAATVCKYAVPDGYPADPEAGAKVQIDPESAGAATLFYASVDEREDGIYTTTSRSFAVVGVADSITDAEAITTEALERAGTDGLRVRWDIGKADLVQSRIDHMAELRGE; from the coding sequence ATGACAGAGACGGTACTACTGGTCGGGGGTGGCGGTCGAGAGCATGCGGTCGCCCGTGCGCTCGCCGATTCGGACTGTTCGCTGTACGCCGCCGCCGGCAACCGCAATCCAGGCATTGCCAGTCTCGCCGACGGGTTCGAGACGCTGGATACCACCAACCCGACGGCAGTCAGGACCTATGCCGAGGAAATCGACGCGACACTTGCGGTCGTCGGCCCGGAGAGTCCGCTCGAAGCGGGCGTCGCCGACGCGCTCGACGACGCCGGCGTCTACGCCTTCGGTCCCCAACAGAACGAAGCGCGCATCGAGACGGACAAGGGCTTTCAACGCCGGTTCATGGAGCGAAACGACATCCCCGGCCTCCCGGATTTCGAGGAGTTCACCGACAGCGAGGCCGCCTGTGCGTTCATCGACGAGTACGACGGCGACCTCGTCGTCAAACCGGCCGGACTGACCGGCGGGAAAGGCGTCCGCGTCATCGGCGATCAGGTGACTGCCGCGGAGGCCAAAGAATACATCCGCGAGTCCGATCACGACCGACTCGTTCTCGAAGAGCGACTCGTCGGCGAGGAGTTCACGGTCCAGGCGCTCGTCGCGAACGGCGACGTCCGGGTGACGCCCGCCGTCCAGGATCACAAACGGGCCTACGAGGGCGACGAGGGACCCAACACCGGCGGAATGGGGAGTTACAGCGACGCCACCCTCGAACTGCCGTTCATGGATCGGGCGGACTACCTCGAAGCCGTCGACATCCTCGAAGCGACGGTCGACGCGCTGGAGGGGTACAAGGGCGTCCTCTACGGCCAGTTCATGCTCACCGCCGAGGGTGTGAAAGTCGTCGAGTTCAACGCCCGCTTTGGCGATCCCGAGGCGATGAACACCCTGCCCGTGATGGAGACTGACCTGCTCGATGTCCTCGTCGCCGCCCGTGATGGCGAGGCGCTGCCGCAACTCCAGTTCCAGTCGGCAGCGACCGTCTGTAAGTACGCTGTCCCCGACGGCTATCCGGCGGACCCGGAAGCCGGAGCAAAGGTGCAGATCGACCCCGAAAGCGCCGGCGCGGCGACACTGTTCTACGCGAGCGTCGACGAACGCGAGGACGGGATCTACACGACCACCTCACGCTCCTTTGCGGTCGTCGGCGTCGCGGATTCGATCACCGACGCCGAGGCGATCACGACCGAGGCCTTGGAGCGTGCCGGCACCGATGGCTTGCGCGTGCGCTGGGACATTGGCAAAGCCGACCTTGTGCAGTCCCGGATCGACCACATGGCCGAATTGCGCGGGGAGTAA